Proteins from a genomic interval of Flammeovirgaceae bacterium SG7u.111:
- a CDS encoding glutamate synthase subunit beta: MYEFTKLERIDPVIKPSNERITNFGEISVVYTQEESATQASRCVQCGNPYCSSTGCPLSNNIPQWLKFVAEKDLKLAFDISNETSPFPEILGRICPHDRLCEGACTLNENEFGTMSSHGAITIGSIEVAISERGFEKGFVPEYPGISSDKTVAIVGSGPAGISCATFLLRAGVKPVMYEAADQAGGLLIYGIPGFKLEKESVKRRIDLLKKAGMELYLNTKIGEDVKLEDLRKKHDAVFLGMGATEGRMLDDDTYNANNVYMAVPFLTNIQKKLMDIDYDHRYQVKGKHVIVIGGGDTAMDCVRTSIREGASKVQCVYRRDEANMPGSRKEVKSAKEEGVEFSFQTSPKNIVADQEGNVIGVKFVKTELVEQKGGRAQIREIEGSEYILYADIIILALGFNNQKMKFLADNGIETNEWGAVVIGDNQETTQDGVFAGGDGVRGADLVVTAALDGREAAMGILAKLFETESKAIKA, translated from the coding sequence ATGTACGAATTTACCAAATTAGAAAGAATTGACCCTGTAATCAAACCGTCAAACGAACGTATAACCAACTTCGGGGAGATCAGTGTTGTGTATACCCAAGAGGAAAGTGCGACCCAAGCCAGTAGGTGTGTCCAGTGTGGCAACCCTTACTGTAGCTCAACTGGTTGCCCTCTTAGTAACAACATCCCTCAATGGTTAAAGTTTGTTGCCGAAAAAGACCTCAAACTTGCTTTTGATATATCGAATGAGACTTCTCCTTTTCCCGAGATTTTGGGAAGGATTTGCCCTCACGATCGCCTTTGCGAAGGAGCTTGTACACTCAATGAAAATGAATTTGGTACAATGTCTAGCCACGGTGCCATCACCATTGGCTCTATTGAGGTAGCAATTTCAGAAAGAGGCTTCGAGAAAGGGTTTGTGCCCGAATATCCAGGCATCTCATCTGACAAAACAGTCGCTATAGTAGGTTCAGGACCTGCAGGTATAAGCTGTGCCACGTTCTTGCTAAGAGCAGGAGTAAAACCTGTGATGTACGAAGCTGCTGATCAGGCAGGAGGCTTGCTTATATACGGAATCCCTGGTTTCAAACTGGAAAAAGAGTCTGTTAAGCGTAGGATTGACCTTCTCAAAAAAGCAGGAATGGAGCTTTACCTCAACACCAAAATTGGAGAGGATGTGAAGTTAGAAGACCTTCGCAAAAAGCATGATGCTGTATTCTTGGGCATGGGCGCAACAGAAGGGCGTATGCTAGACGATGATACCTACAATGCCAATAACGTTTATATGGCTGTTCCTTTCCTTACCAATATCCAAAAGAAATTGATGGATATTGACTACGACCACCGCTACCAAGTAAAAGGAAAACACGTGATAGTAATTGGTGGTGGGGATACCGCGATGGACTGCGTAAGGACTTCCATAAGAGAAGGCGCTAGCAAAGTTCAGTGTGTGTACAGAAGGGATGAGGCAAACATGCCTGGTAGCCGTAAGGAAGTAAAATCAGCCAAAGAAGAAGGTGTCGAGTTCAGTTTCCAAACCTCGCCAAAAAATATTGTTGCCGATCAAGAAGGAAACGTGATTGGGGTGAAATTTGTGAAAACAGAGCTAGTAGAGCAAAAAGGTGGACGTGCCCAAATCCGTGAGATAGAAGGCTCTGAATATATCCTTTATGCTGACATCATCATCTTGGCATTAGGTTTCAACAACCAAAAAATGAAATTTTTGGCGGACAATGGCATAGAAACAAATGAGTGGGGAGCAGTAGTAATTGGCGACAACCAAGAAACCACACAAGACGGTGTGTTTGCCGGAGGCGATGGAGTAAGAGGTGCCGACTTGGTTGTGACCGCTGCACTAGATGGAAGAGAAGCCGCTATGGGCATTTTGGCAAAGCTGTTTGAAACAGAATCAAAGGCTATTAAAGCATAA
- the gltB gene encoding glutamate synthase large subunit, producing MMDYQNTFKDNCGCGLIANINNMPSRQMTLDAVVALERMIHRGAIAADGKSGDGSGILFSLPDKFMKRIAEMNGFDLPDIYAVAMLFITDDKQREVFTEICAKNDLKVLFYRKVSVNVEVLGDQAKESLPQITQAFVVPNSLMATKRFSSLLYLARKESEHALKDDNDFYIASFSDKVVSYKGLVMPTYLIDFYTDLQEDDFEVSFALFHQRFSTNTLPRWRLAQPFRCLAHNGEINSIKANRFNVKVLSEVIDSKIFTEEEMDRLLPILEEGSSDSASVDNMFEFLTVNGMDFFKTARSMVPAPWQNAPHMDPKLRAFYEYTSTNFEAWDGPAALNITDGRYLGCILDRNGLRPSKYIITNDSRIIISSEYGVLDVEDENIHEQGKLKSGQMIGVDLKYGKILKNFEINNYLKDSFPYSKWLNENSAYLMEHADKNFSDFEDYKYDNLVDMQRYHNFTNEVVENVIGPMTINGKEETGSMGDDTPLACFSKHQRSFSEFFRQKFAQVTNPPIDPIREKMVMSTSVNYGPKNNVLEDGPDNAHRLKTMNPLLSKEKLDVLRAFGSVGNPLYDPVYKNKVFYTDFKKDLKASLYKLGENVVDAVKNNEVHVVFLDDRSLSKDNYLIPMPLAVGYLNNLLLKKGLRSKVSIIAITGEVYDSHSCAVMLGFGAISIYPYLTYASVIDRLNKTGEIKNFEAKRALSKVQKSINSGLLKIMSKMGIATIESYHNSALFDTIGLSEEIVAECFDGSEALIPGLTYDDIEFRINKYHKKAYERHFIKKLYPLEVGSFYKYMDKGEYHDFSPDVARSVYKFAKTGKQDDYNAIRDRINGRGLKMIRDFFEFKSDREPVDISKVEPIDKITWRFTSAAMSMGSISKEAHEAIAEAMNTIGGYSNSGEGGEDKQRYGTIKNSKIKQIASGRFGVTPEYLRSAKEVQIKVAQGAKPGEGGQLPGAKVSPLIASLRCTIPGVTLISPPPHHDIYSIEDLAQLIFDLKQINPQARVSVKLVSTAGVGTIAVGVAKAYADKIIISGAEGGTGAAQLGSIKFAGNPWELGLAEAHNSLKANHLRNMVEVQTDGGLKTGLDIVKAAMLGAESFAFGTVLLSAIGCKILRVCHLNKCSVGIATQDEMLRSYYRGTVDGIINYLQTMAEEVREILAKLGYTKMDDIIGRTDLLSVVNDEFAKKFNFDRVLDNLPGENIRTAERNEPFDSNEYEQKILQELLPTIKDPQFPTVVHYKIKNTNRSFAARISGTIADYYGNKGLPKESVTINLSGTAGQSLGAFMINGLLIHLKGTANDYVGKGMSGGHIIITPENIDKRYSLAGNTCLYGATGGKLFVAGKVGERFAVRNSGALAVVEETGDHPCEYMTGGTVVILGETGTNFGAGMTGGVAFVYDKKQNFIDKMNQELIKAERIDTDEGDEGRHYLKKILRSYHFRTQSPVAKYILEHFREELRYFYMVTSKDMKAPLNPMEGN from the coding sequence ATGATGGATTATCAAAATACTTTTAAAGACAACTGTGGATGTGGCCTCATAGCCAATATCAACAATATGCCCTCAAGGCAAATGACCCTCGACGCAGTGGTTGCCCTTGAGCGAATGATTCACCGTGGAGCTATTGCCGCCGATGGAAAGAGTGGCGACGGTAGTGGCATCCTATTCTCCCTGCCCGATAAGTTCATGAAGAGAATAGCCGAAATGAACGGCTTTGACCTTCCTGATATTTATGCTGTAGCAATGTTGTTCATCACTGACGATAAACAACGTGAAGTATTCACAGAGATATGTGCAAAAAATGACTTAAAAGTTCTTTTCTATAGAAAGGTCTCTGTCAATGTAGAGGTATTAGGCGACCAAGCCAAAGAATCTCTTCCACAAATCACACAAGCGTTTGTAGTTCCTAACTCATTAATGGCTACTAAGCGCTTCAGTTCTTTGCTCTACCTAGCCCGCAAAGAATCGGAACATGCGCTAAAAGACGACAATGATTTTTACATAGCTTCATTTTCAGATAAGGTTGTTTCCTACAAAGGATTGGTGATGCCAACTTACCTTATCGATTTTTATACTGATCTTCAGGAAGACGATTTCGAAGTTAGCTTTGCGCTTTTCCACCAACGTTTTTCTACCAATACTTTGCCTCGCTGGCGACTGGCACAACCATTTAGATGTTTGGCACATAATGGAGAGATCAACTCAATAAAGGCCAACAGGTTTAATGTTAAGGTACTAAGCGAAGTAATCGACAGTAAAATATTTACCGAAGAAGAAATGGATCGCCTGCTTCCTATTTTGGAAGAAGGCTCCAGTGATAGTGCCTCAGTTGATAACATGTTTGAGTTCTTGACAGTCAACGGAATGGATTTCTTCAAAACAGCGAGGAGCATGGTGCCTGCGCCATGGCAAAACGCCCCGCATATGGATCCTAAACTAAGGGCATTCTACGAATATACTTCTACCAATTTTGAGGCATGGGATGGACCAGCAGCTCTCAACATCACCGATGGTAGATACTTAGGCTGTATTTTGGACAGAAACGGCTTGAGACCTTCTAAATACATCATCACTAACGATAGCCGAATCATAATCAGTAGTGAATATGGTGTACTTGATGTAGAAGATGAAAACATCCATGAGCAAGGCAAACTGAAAAGTGGGCAGATGATTGGCGTGGATCTTAAATACGGAAAAATTCTCAAGAACTTTGAGATCAACAATTACCTCAAAGATTCTTTCCCATATAGCAAGTGGCTGAATGAAAACAGTGCTTACTTAATGGAACATGCCGATAAGAACTTCTCAGACTTTGAGGATTACAAGTACGATAATCTGGTTGATATGCAGCGTTACCATAACTTCACCAACGAAGTAGTGGAAAACGTGATTGGCCCGATGACCATCAATGGAAAAGAGGAAACAGGTTCAATGGGTGACGATACTCCTTTGGCGTGTTTCAGTAAGCACCAAAGAAGTTTCTCAGAATTCTTTAGGCAAAAATTTGCACAGGTCACCAACCCTCCTATTGACCCAATTAGGGAGAAAATGGTCATGTCAACTAGTGTGAATTACGGTCCTAAAAACAATGTTTTGGAAGATGGTCCAGACAATGCTCACCGTCTCAAAACGATGAACCCGCTGCTTTCAAAAGAGAAATTGGACGTACTGAGAGCATTTGGTAGCGTAGGCAACCCACTTTACGATCCCGTTTACAAAAACAAAGTTTTCTATACCGATTTCAAAAAAGACCTAAAAGCTTCTCTTTATAAACTAGGAGAAAACGTGGTAGATGCGGTAAAAAATAACGAGGTTCACGTAGTATTTCTTGATGACAGGTCTCTATCAAAAGATAACTATCTAATCCCTATGCCTTTAGCTGTAGGTTACCTCAATAACTTACTCCTTAAGAAAGGGCTCAGAAGCAAAGTTTCCATCATCGCTATCACAGGTGAAGTTTATGACTCACACTCTTGTGCCGTAATGCTTGGTTTTGGAGCTATCTCAATCTATCCTTACCTAACTTATGCTTCTGTAATAGATAGGCTCAATAAAACAGGAGAGATCAAAAACTTTGAAGCAAAAAGAGCTCTTTCTAAAGTTCAGAAGTCAATTAACTCTGGATTGCTCAAAATCATGTCGAAGATGGGTATTGCAACTATCGAGAGTTACCACAACTCGGCATTGTTCGACACCATAGGTTTAAGCGAGGAAATTGTAGCGGAATGCTTCGACGGTTCGGAAGCGCTCATTCCCGGCCTTACCTACGACGATATTGAATTTAGAATAAACAAATACCATAAAAAAGCTTACGAGCGCCATTTCATCAAAAAACTATACCCTCTTGAAGTAGGTAGTTTTTATAAGTACATGGACAAAGGAGAATACCACGATTTTTCTCCTGACGTAGCTCGCTCGGTTTACAAATTTGCCAAAACAGGTAAGCAAGATGATTATAACGCTATTCGAGATAGGATTAACGGACGTGGTCTTAAAATGATCAGGGACTTCTTCGAATTCAAATCTGACCGTGAACCTGTTGATATTTCAAAAGTAGAACCTATAGATAAAATTACTTGGAGGTTCACTTCGGCTGCCATGAGTATGGGATCTATCTCCAAAGAAGCCCACGAGGCCATAGCGGAAGCAATGAACACCATTGGCGGCTATTCAAATTCAGGCGAAGGTGGCGAAGACAAACAACGGTATGGTACTATCAAAAATAGTAAGATAAAACAAATCGCTTCAGGTAGATTTGGAGTTACTCCAGAGTATTTAAGGAGCGCTAAGGAAGTACAAATTAAAGTAGCGCAAGGTGCAAAACCGGGCGAAGGAGGTCAACTTCCTGGAGCTAAAGTTTCTCCGTTAATTGCCTCGCTAAGATGTACCATCCCAGGTGTTACCTTGATCTCACCCCCTCCTCACCACGATATTTATTCTATTGAGGATTTGGCACAGTTGATTTTTGACTTGAAACAAATCAACCCTCAAGCAAGAGTGAGTGTGAAATTGGTTTCAACTGCAGGAGTAGGAACAATTGCGGTAGGAGTAGCTAAAGCATATGCTGATAAAATCATTATCTCAGGTGCAGAAGGCGGAACAGGTGCAGCACAGCTTGGATCTATCAAGTTTGCGGGTAACCCATGGGAACTTGGTTTAGCGGAAGCTCATAACTCGCTCAAAGCAAACCACCTCCGTAATATGGTTGAAGTTCAAACTGATGGAGGTCTTAAAACCGGGCTTGACATCGTGAAAGCGGCAATGCTTGGTGCAGAGTCATTTGCCTTCGGAACAGTACTCCTATCAGCTATTGGATGTAAAATATTGAGAGTATGTCACCTCAACAAATGCAGTGTTGGTATTGCTACGCAAGACGAAATGTTGCGCTCATACTACCGTGGTACAGTTGATGGTATCATCAATTACTTGCAGACAATGGCTGAAGAAGTAAGAGAAATTTTGGCTAAGCTTGGCTATACTAAAATGGATGACATCATCGGTCGCACAGACTTGCTTTCTGTTGTAAATGACGAATTTGCCAAAAAATTCAACTTCGACAGGGTTCTTGACAACCTTCCTGGCGAGAACATAAGAACTGCAGAAAGGAATGAACCCTTCGATTCAAATGAGTATGAGCAAAAAATCTTACAAGAACTTTTGCCTACCATCAAAGACCCTCAATTCCCAACGGTTGTTCATTATAAAATAAAAAACACCAACCGGAGTTTTGCAGCTCGCATAAGCGGAACTATTGCTGACTACTATGGCAACAAAGGCTTGCCGAAAGAAAGCGTGACGATCAACTTGAGTGGAACTGCTGGCCAGTCTTTGGGTGCATTCATGATCAACGGGCTGCTCATCCACCTCAAAGGAACTGCCAATGACTATGTAGGAAAAGGCATGAGCGGCGGTCATATCATCATCACACCAGAAAATATCGACAAACGCTATAGCTTGGCAGGTAACACATGTCTTTACGGTGCTACAGGTGGAAAGCTCTTTGTAGCTGGTAAAGTCGGTGAAAGGTTTGCCGTTCGTAACTCGGGCGCGCTGGCTGTAGTAGAAGAAACTGGTGACCACCCTTGTGAATACATGACGGGCGGTACCGTTGTTATCTTAGGTGAAACGGGTACAAACTTCGGTGCTGGTATGACTGGCGGCGTTGCCTTTGTTTACGATAAGAAACAAAACTTCATTGATAAAATGAACCAAGAGCTGATCAAGGCTGAGCGTATCGATACCGATGAAGGAGATGAAGGCCGTCATTACCTCAAGAAGATCCTAAGAAGCTACCACTTCAGAACCCAAAGTCCAGTTGCCAAATACATTTTGGAACACTTTAGGGAAGAGTTACGCTACTTCTACATGGTTACTTCTAAGGACATGAAAGCACCTTTGAACCCAATGGAAGGCAATTAA